In a single window of the Rhodamnia argentea isolate NSW1041297 chromosome 2, ASM2092103v1, whole genome shotgun sequence genome:
- the LOC115736580 gene encoding ALA-interacting subunit 3-like: protein MSSPTLPSSSGAPGSADSSAVRRNSKRPKYSKFTQQELPACKPILTPRWVISAFMLVSIVFIPIGVASLFASRDVVEIIDRYDIDCIPASNRTDKVQYIQSPGDKTCIRTLKVPKHMKHPIYVYYQLDNFYQNHRRYVKSRSDQQLRDNSSASDVGDCKPEDMINGSYIVPCGLIAWSLFNDTYSFSINSSQNLTVNKKGISWKSDREHKFGKDVYPKNFQSGGLIGGATLDPSIPLSEQEALIVWMRTAALPTFRKLYGKIEQDLEENDTIRVTLGNYYNTYSFNGKKKLVLSTTSWLGGKNDFLGIAYLTVGGLCFFLAMAFTIVYLVKPRQLGDPSYLSWNRNPGWH, encoded by the exons ATGAGTTCTCCCACGCTACCCTCCAGCTCCGGAGCCCCTGGATCCGCCGATTCTTCTGCTGTCCGCCGGAATTCCAAGCGTCCTAAGT ACTCAAAGTTTACCCAACAGGAGCTTCCTGCTTGCAAGCCGATCCTCACACCCAGATGG GTGATTTCAGCATTTATGCTGGTTAGCATCGTTTTCATTCCCATCGGAGTTGCCTCTTTGTTTGCTTCCCGTGAT GTTGTCGAGATAATTGATCGGTACGACATTGACTGCATACCAGCATCCAATAGAACGGATAAAGTCCAGTACATACAGAGCCCTGGGGACAAAACCTGCATCAGGACATTGAAA GTGCCTAAGCATATGAAGCATCCTATTTACGTATACTACCAGCTGGATAACTTCTACCAGAATCATCGCAG GTATGTGAAGAGTCGAAGTGATCAGCAGTTAAGGGATAACAGCAGTGCAAGTGATGTTGGTGACTGTAAACCGGAAGATATGATTAATGGCTCATATATCGTTCCCTGTGGTCTCATAGCCTGGAGCTTATTCAACGACACCTATAGTTTCTCGATCAATAGTTCGCAGAACTTGACAGTGAATAAGAAGGGTATCTCATGGAAGAGTGATAGGGAACATAAATTTGGTAAAGATGTTTACCCGAAGAACTTTCAAAGTGGAGGTCTGATAGGTGGAGCAACACTTGATCCATCAATTCCC TTGAGTGAGCAGGAGGCCCTCATTGTATGGATGAGAACTGCAGCTCTTCCTACTTTCAGGAAATTATATGGGAAGATAGAGCAAGATCTAGAGGAGAATGATACGATACGAGTGACACTGGGGAATTACTACAACACATACAGttttaatggaaaaaagaagcttgtgctTTCCACCACAAGCTGGCTCGGAGGAAAGAACGATTTTCTTGGCATTGCTTACCTGACTGTGGGTGGACTGTGCTTTTTCTTGGCCATGGCTTTCACCATCGTATACCTTGTGAAGCCAAG GCAACTGGGAGATCCTTCGTACTTGTCTTGGAACCGGAACCCAGGATGGCACTAA
- the LOC115736499 gene encoding metacaspase-4-like produces the protein MARKALLIGCNYRGTKAELKGCINDVNRMYRCLVERYGFSQDDITVLIDSDDSYLQPTGKNIRRALSDLIRSAEPGDFLFVHYSGHGTRLPAETGEEDDTGYDECIVPCDMNLITDDDFREFVDQVPDGCRLTIVSDSCHSGGLIEQAKEQIGESTRNQEHGSSGSGFGFTTFLKQTVQDQFESRGIHVPSALRHHHHQHHGEEEERGVESPYGDRGYVKSRSLPLSTLIEILKQKTGKDDIDVGKLRPALFDIFGDDASPKVKKFMKVILNKLQHGHGDGEGGGGLMGMVGSLAQEFLKQKLDQSDEGYAKPAMDVEVGSNQEVYAGTTKRSFPAGGILISGCQTDQTSADASPSGNAREAYGALSNAIQTLIAETDGAITNQDLVMRAREMMESQGFTQRPGLYCSDHHVDAPFVC, from the exons ATGGCGAGGAAAGCGCTGCTGATCGGGTGCAACTACCGGGGCACCAAGGCTGAGCTCAAAGGCTGCATCAACGACGTCAACAGGATGTACCGCTGCCTCGTCGAGCGCTACGGCTTCTCCCAGGACGACATCACCGTCCTCATCGACAGCGACGACTCCTATCTCCAGCCCACCGGCAAGAACATCCGTCGTGCCCTCTCCGATCTCATCCGATCCGCCGAGCCCGGCGACTTCCTCTTCGTCCACTACAGCGGCCACGGCACCCGCCTCCCCGCCGAGACCGGTGAGGAGGATGACACCGGCTACGACGAGTGCATCGTCCCCTGCGACATGAATCTCATCACCG ACGATGATTTCAGGGAGTTTGTCGACCAAGTCCCTGATGGTTGCCGCTTGACAATTGTATCTGATTCCTGCCACAGCGGCGGTCTTATTGAGCAAGCTAAGGAGCAGATTGGTGAGAGCACTAGGAATCAAGAGCACGGCTCATCAGGCTCTGGTTTTGGATTCACAACCTTCCTGAAGCAGACTGTGCAAGATCAATTTGAGTCTCGGGGGATTCATGTCCCTTCAGCACTccgtcaccatcaccatcaGCATCACGGTGAAGAGGAGGAGCGAGGGGTAGAAAGCCCTTATGGTGACAGAGGCTATGTGAAGAGTAGATCGCTGCCACTTTCTACTCTAATAGAGATACTTAAGCAGAAGACCGGTAAAGATGACATCGATGTGGGTAAGTTGAGGCCGGCCCTTTTTGATATCTTTGGTGACGATGCAAGTCCTAAGGTGAAGAAGTTCATGAAAGTCATATTGAACAAGCTCCAACATGGACATGGAGATGGGGAAGGCGGAGGTGGGTTGATGGGCATGGTCGGAAGCCTGGCACAGGAATTTCTCAAACAGAAGCTGGACCAGAGCGACGAAGGGTATGCAAAACCTGCCATGGATGTAGAAGTAGGAAGCAATCAAGAAGTTTATGCTGGGACAACGAAGCGTTCTTTTCCAGCCGGTGGTATTCTGATCAGCGGCTGCCAGACCGATCAAACTTCAGCTGACGCCAGCCCTTCAGGAAATGCCCGTGAAGCTTATGGGGCTCTCAGCAATGCCATCCAGACCCTGATCGCGGAGACGGATGGTGCAATCACCAATCAGGATCTTGTTATGAGGGCGAGGGAGATGATGGAGAGCCAGGGCTTCACCCAGCGCCCTGGCCTCTACTGCAGCGACCACCATGTGGATGCCCCCTTTGTTTGCTAA